Proteins from a genomic interval of Zingiber officinale cultivar Zhangliang chromosome 1B, Zo_v1.1, whole genome shotgun sequence:
- the LOC122039566 gene encoding agamous-like MADS-box protein AGL80, whose amino-acid sequence MGRKKVKLAWITNDATRRVTFEKRKKGLVKKVSELATLCGVEACLVVYGPQDAAEAEPEVWPSPAETARVATRFNSMPEMYRWRKMTDQEDFLRQRVAKLQDQLRRQDRESRELEVSLFAHEIMAGGRSLDDADLNDAMGLVQMIDMKLKLVQNRIEGPSQVYLCGKRRNRSPPVPPPHPTQDNISGKFWRWSRERVFEWKI is encoded by the exons ATGgggaggaagaaggtgaagctcGCATGGATCACCAACGATGCCACGAGACGCGTCACCTTCGAGAAGCGGAAGAAGGGCCTGGTGAAGAAGGTGAGCGAGCTGGCCACGCTCTGCGGCGTCGAGGCGTGCCTGGTCGTCTACGGGCCTCAGGATGCGGCGGAGGCGGAGCCGGAGGTGTGGCCGTCGCCGGCGGAGACAGCTCGCGTGGCCACGCGCTTCAATAGCATGCCGGAGATGTACCGGTGGCGCAAGATGACCGACCAGGAGGACTTCCTCCGGCAGCGCGTCGCCAAGCTGCAGGACCAACTCCGCCGCCAGGATCGCGAGAGCAGGGAGCTCGAAGTCAGCCTCTTCGCCCATGAGATTATGGCCGGCGGGCGGAGCCTGGACGACGCTGACCTAAATGACGCGATGGGACTGGTGCAGATGATAGACATGAAGCTGAAGCTTGTGCAGAACAGGATAGAAGGGCCGTCCCAAGTCTATTTATGTGGCAAAAGACGAAATCGCTCGCCTCCAGTgcccccgccgcacccgacccaag ATAATATTTCTGGAAAATTTTGGAGATGGAGCCGTGAGAGGGTGTTTGAATGGAAAATTTAA